A region from the Arachis ipaensis cultivar K30076 chromosome B01, Araip1.1, whole genome shotgun sequence genome encodes:
- the LOC107610813 gene encoding signal peptide peptidase-like 5 isoform X3, whose protein sequence is MSELIKYLPLQPPSCHAGYHTDNYSFSDCTNTESQSWNYSSQLRLPIRHLWVFVSKRWFHESVMIVVARGDKSREDGIPMLLKIPRLFDHWGGYNIIGFGDIILPGLLVAFSLRYDWLAKKSLCAGYFLWAMTAYGLGSIPSSSKSPSSKSILGEKEKGNNH, encoded by the exons ATGAGTGAATTGATCAAATATTTACCTCTTCAGCCGCCTTCCTGTCATGCAGGGTATCACACTGATAATTACAGTTTTTCAGATTGTACGAATACCGAATCTCAAA GTTGGAACTATTCTTCTCAGCTGCGCCTTCCTATACGACATCTTTGGGTGTTCGTTTCTAAACGGTGGTTCCATGAGAGCGTCATGATAGTG gTAGCTCGAGGTGATAAGAGTAGAGAAGATGGTATCCCAATGCTGCTAAAGATACCACGTTTGTTCGATCATTGGGGTGGTTACAACATCATTGGTTTTGGGGACATTATCTTACCAGGGCTTCTAGTAGCATTTTCACTAAG GTATGATTGGTTGGCAAAGAAGAGCCTTTGCGCTGGGTACTTCTTGTGGGCAATGACTGCCTATGGCTTAG GCTCAATCCCATCATCATCCAAATCTCCATCATCAAAGTCAATCTTAGGAGAAAAG GAAAAAGGCAATAACCACTGA
- the LOC107610813 gene encoding uncharacterized protein LOC107610813 isoform X2, whose protein sequence is MSELIKYLPLQPPSCHAGYHTDNYSFSDCWNYSSQLRLPIRHLWVFVSKRWFHESVMIVVARGDKSREDGIPMLLKIPRLFDHWGGYNIIGFGDIILPGLLVAFSLRYDWLAKKSLCAGYFLWAMTAYGLGSIPSSSKSPSSKSILGEKVPSSSYSKFDVSPIIFPSELWSPVSCPFNSYYKEKGNNH, encoded by the exons ATGAGTGAATTGATCAAATATTTACCTCTTCAGCCGCCTTCCTGTCATGCAGGGTATCACACTGATAATTACAGTTTTTCAGATT GTTGGAACTATTCTTCTCAGCTGCGCCTTCCTATACGACATCTTTGGGTGTTCGTTTCTAAACGGTGGTTCCATGAGAGCGTCATGATAGTG gTAGCTCGAGGTGATAAGAGTAGAGAAGATGGTATCCCAATGCTGCTAAAGATACCACGTTTGTTCGATCATTGGGGTGGTTACAACATCATTGGTTTTGGGGACATTATCTTACCAGGGCTTCTAGTAGCATTTTCACTAAG GTATGATTGGTTGGCAAAGAAGAGCCTTTGCGCTGGGTACTTCTTGTGGGCAATGACTGCCTATGGCTTAG GCTCAATCCCATCATCATCCAAATCTCCATCATCAAAGTCAATCTTAGGAGAAAAGGTGCCATCCTCTTCGTACAGTAAATTTGATGTCTCGCCAATTATATTTCCATCAGAACTTTGGTCACCGGTATCATGCCCATTTAACTCTTATTACAAGGAAAAAGGCAATAACCACTGA
- the LOC107610813 gene encoding uncharacterized protein LOC107610813 isoform X1 has product MSELIKYLPLQPPSCHAGYHTDNYSFSDCTNTESQSWNYSSQLRLPIRHLWVFVSKRWFHESVMIVVARGDKSREDGIPMLLKIPRLFDHWGGYNIIGFGDIILPGLLVAFSLRYDWLAKKSLCAGYFLWAMTAYGLGSIPSSSKSPSSKSILGEKVPSSSYSKFDVSPIIFPSELWSPVSCPFNSYYKEKGNNH; this is encoded by the exons ATGAGTGAATTGATCAAATATTTACCTCTTCAGCCGCCTTCCTGTCATGCAGGGTATCACACTGATAATTACAGTTTTTCAGATTGTACGAATACCGAATCTCAAA GTTGGAACTATTCTTCTCAGCTGCGCCTTCCTATACGACATCTTTGGGTGTTCGTTTCTAAACGGTGGTTCCATGAGAGCGTCATGATAGTG gTAGCTCGAGGTGATAAGAGTAGAGAAGATGGTATCCCAATGCTGCTAAAGATACCACGTTTGTTCGATCATTGGGGTGGTTACAACATCATTGGTTTTGGGGACATTATCTTACCAGGGCTTCTAGTAGCATTTTCACTAAG GTATGATTGGTTGGCAAAGAAGAGCCTTTGCGCTGGGTACTTCTTGTGGGCAATGACTGCCTATGGCTTAG GCTCAATCCCATCATCATCCAAATCTCCATCATCAAAGTCAATCTTAGGAGAAAAGGTGCCATCCTCTTCGTACAGTAAATTTGATGTCTCGCCAATTATATTTCCATCAGAACTTTGGTCACCGGTATCATGCCCATTTAACTCTTATTACAAGGAAAAAGGCAATAACCACTGA
- the LOC107610813 gene encoding signal peptide peptidase-like 2 isoform X4, translated as MIVVARGDKSREDGIPMLLKIPRLFDHWGGYNIIGFGDIILPGLLVAFSLRYDWLAKKSLCAGYFLWAMTAYGLGSIPSSSKSPSSKSILGEKVPSSSYSKFDVSPIIFPSELWSPVSCPFNSYYKEKGNNH; from the exons ATGATAGTG gTAGCTCGAGGTGATAAGAGTAGAGAAGATGGTATCCCAATGCTGCTAAAGATACCACGTTTGTTCGATCATTGGGGTGGTTACAACATCATTGGTTTTGGGGACATTATCTTACCAGGGCTTCTAGTAGCATTTTCACTAAG GTATGATTGGTTGGCAAAGAAGAGCCTTTGCGCTGGGTACTTCTTGTGGGCAATGACTGCCTATGGCTTAG GCTCAATCCCATCATCATCCAAATCTCCATCATCAAAGTCAATCTTAGGAGAAAAGGTGCCATCCTCTTCGTACAGTAAATTTGATGTCTCGCCAATTATATTTCCATCAGAACTTTGGTCACCGGTATCATGCCCATTTAACTCTTATTACAAGGAAAAAGGCAATAACCACTGA